The proteins below come from a single Sorghum bicolor cultivar BTx623 chromosome 4, Sorghum_bicolor_NCBIv3, whole genome shotgun sequence genomic window:
- the LOC110434765 gene encoding uncharacterized protein LOC110434765 has product MSIVNQPITNKKPLPKTELADESIRHLAGVAQNIPIKICDILVPVDFIVLDMEANKKIPLILGRPFLCTSKAHIDVGAEEIQFTINGALEKFYFKPKVEQCSMILATELATIIALTHTKKKAKSKPRAKSQANMEEKNSASAQEGFYSS; this is encoded by the coding sequence ATGTCGATTGTCAACCAACCCATCACCAACAAGAAGCCGCTGCCTAAAACCGAGCTAGCGGATGAGTCGATTCGCCATCTAGCGGGAGTAGCTCAGAACATCCCTATCAAGATATGTGATATCCTCGTTCCTGTGGATTTCATAGTTCTTGACATGGAAGCTAACAAGAAGATCCccctcatccttgggagaccattCCTCTGCACTTCCAAGGCACATATTGATGTTGGAGCCGAAGAAATTCAATTCACCATCAATGGGGCCTTGGAGAAATTCTACTTTAAGCCAAAAGTTGAGCAGTGCTCAATGATCTTGGCTACAGAGTTGGCTACAATTATTGCCCTGACGCACACCAAAAAGAAGGCTAAATCAAAACCACGGGCAAAAAGCCAAGCAAATATGGAAGAGAAAAATAGTGCCTCTGCCCAAGAAGGCTTCTACAGCAGCTAA